The following nucleotide sequence is from Campylobacter coli 76339.
GGAGTAAAACCCATAGAAGTATCTACGCTTTTACCTCCTTCGATAGCACAAACACTCGCACCGTTTCCAAGATGTGCTGAAATTGCATTTAAATCTTCTTTATCTTTTCCGAGCAATTTGGCAGCCCTAGCACTTACAAAAGCATGAGAAGTACCATGAAAGCCGTATCTTCTAATATTGTGCTTATCATAAAAATCATAAGGCAAAGCATACATATAAGCAAAATCGGGCATAGTACGATGAAATGCTGTATCAAAAATCACTGTGTTTTTAACATTAGGCGCAGCCTTCATCATCGTTTTAATACCTGCTAAATGTGCAGGATTGTGCAAAGGTGCAAAGATACTAACCCTATCGATTTCTTTTAATACATAATCATCAACCAAACAGTGCTCACTTAAATTTCTTCCCCCATGCACTATACGATGACCGCAACCATCTAATGCATTTAAATCTTCTAAAATTCCAGATTCTTTAAAAAGCTCATTGACAATTTGTAAACCGTGTTCGTGATTTTTTATTGCAAGTTCTCTTTCAAAATTTTCATCATTTAAAGTATTTTTTAATATAACTTTTGATTTTTCTTCTCCGATTTTTTCCACTAAGCCACTGGCTTTAACTACTTTATCATCAAAAAATTTAAATTTAATAGATGAAGAGCCTGAATTTAAAACTAAAATCTTCATTTATTTTCCTTTCTTATTGTGCTTGTATAGCACTTAAAATAACTGTATCTACTATATCATCAACCAAACATCCACGACTTAAATCGTTAACAGGTTTTTTAAGCCCTTGTAAAATAGGACCAATCGCTAAAGCATTTGCTGTTCTTTGCACTGCTTTATAGCAAATATTTGCAGCATCAAGATCAGGAAAGATATATACATTCACATTGCCCGCTATTTTGGAGTTTGGCATTTTTTTAGCAGCGGTTTTAGGATCATAAGCACAGTCAAATTGCATAGGACCATCAATGTTTAACTCCGGATATTTTTCCTTAGCAATTTTCAAAGCTTCTTTGACAAGATCTACGCTTTCGCCTTTACCACTGTCCCCACTAGAATAAGAAAGCAAAGCTATTCTTGGCTCAATACCAAAAGACTTTGCAGTCATGGCACTTACATAAGCACTGGTCGCAAGTTGCTCGGCGTTTGGATTTGGGTTTACAGCACAATCTGCAAAAGCTAAAACCTTATCATCAAGTCCCATAAAGAAAATTCCCGAAACAGAACCAACACCTTCTTTGGTTTTGATAATCTGAAGTGCAGGACGGATAGTTTCAGCTGTCGTAGTAGATGCCCCGCTCACCATGGCATCAGCTTTTCCGCTATGTATTAATAAGGTTCCAAAATAAGTCCTATCTTTAACTAATTCTTTAGCCTCCTCAAGACTCATTCCTTTAGATTTTCTTGCTTCATATAGTAAAGTGGCAAATTCTTCATTGTATTCTGAGTTAAGCGGATTGAGTATTTTTACTGCAGTTAAATCAAGTCCTAATTTATCAGCTTTTTGTTTGATATCTTGTTCATCTCCTAATAAAATAAGATCAACCACACTGCTTTTTAGTAAAATTTCAACTGCTTTTAAAATTCTTTCATCATTGCTTTCTGGTAAAACAACCGTTTTTTTATTTTTAACACTTTTCTTAATAAGTTCATATTTAAAACGATGCGGAGTCATAAAATCATAAGCTTGCAATTTACATAGCTCTTCAAAATTAAAATTCTCATTGATTAAAGCATAATCTCTACCATCTAGAGCTTTATCAAAATATTTTTGAGCTATCATTTTATCTTCTTCGTTAATAATAGCTGCTATAGGAGTATTAAGGTTTTTAGCTAATTTTATACTAAGATCAAAACCATCAAGTATTCCAAATTCACAAAAGCTATTGACAAGAACAAAATCATATTTACGATTTAATTCTTCATATTCTTCCAAAATAGTATTAAAAAAACTATGGGGATCTTTACTAAATTCTTCCATAGCTTCCCTAAAAGTAAAACTATAAGCGTTTTTCAATGTTTGCTTAATATCAAATTCCTCAAGCCATCCTTGTAAAACAGGAATACGATGCATATAAATTACTGGACAATAAATAGCTATATTTTTATATAACTCACTATAATTTTTTAATAATTGCGTACTGATTAATGTATTTAGCTCATCGCTCCTAGATCTCATCAAATAAAGATTTGCCATTGTTTTCTCCTTAGTTTTAAAAAGTGGAACACTCTTTGCTTTACATTTACTTCAAAGACTATTTTAACAAATAAAAATGAAATTTCATCATTTAAAGGACGAAAATGAAAAAAGTTTTATTCTATATGTTACCTTTCGCATTTTTTGGATGCTCTGCAACAGTAGATCCACAAATTTCCATGAAACCTCCTGCTTATGTAGAAGAACTTGCACCTAAGCAAAGCAACAATGTAGAAACTGCACCTGGATCACTTTTTGGAAAAGGAGATAATCCTTTATTTTCTGACAAAAAAGCAATGAATGTAAATGACTTAGTTACTGTGGTTATTAAAGAAAGTACCACTCAAAGCACTCAAGCTAACAAAGCTACAAGTAGAACTAACACTGCAAATTTGGGTGGAGGAGCTTTAACAGGTGGAAGTGGTATAGTTGGAACTGCGATCAATAAAGTAAACGCTTATTCTAATATAGGCTTTCAAACCAATAGTACTAACAACTATCAAGGAACAGGAACTCAAAGTCGCAACGAAAGCTTTAATACTACAATTTCAACACGCGTGATTAAAATTTTGTCCAATGGTAATTATTTTATTGAAGGTTCAAGAGAACTTTTAATCAATGGAGAAAAACAAATCATACAACTTAGCGGCGTAATTCGTCCTTATGATATCGGTCAAGATAACACCATAGATAGCAAATATATAGCAGATGCAAAAATTCTTTACAAAACTGAAGGTGAAGTAGATAGAAGCACTAGAAAACCTTGGGGTAGTAAGATTATAGAATCTATATGGCCTTTTTGATAAAGCCATAGCTTAAGTCCTAAAAACTAGGACTTAAGTTTTATTTTTATTTTCAAAGTAAATTTTCATTCTTCTACTTGTCTATTTTTAACCTCATCTTCTACTTCAGCTAAAAATCTATCCACAAGCTCATTTTCTTTAAGTTTTGCTACAACTTCTCCGTGTCTTATAACAAGTCCTTGATTTTTTCCAAAAGCTATAGCCACATCAGCGCCCTTAGCCTCACCTAAAGCATTTACAACACAGCCCATAACACTGATATTTAGAGGCTCTTTAATATGTTTAGTTTTTTCTTCTACGATTTTAATAGCGCTGATTAAATCACTTTGAATTCTTCCACAAGTTGGGCATGAGATGATATTTACTCCGCTTTTTTGCACCCCGCTATCTTGCAAAATTGCTCTTGCGACTTTGATTTCTTCTTCAAGCTCACCCGTCATTGAAACTCTCATGGTATCACCTATGCCTTTAAGGAGCAAATTTCCTAAAGCGATAGAACTTTTTATTGTGCTATGAAATTTAGTCCCTGCTTCTGTTACTCCTAAATGAAAAGGATAATCACAAAGCGGTCTTAATCTTTCATAGGCTTCTATAGTCTTTTGAGTATCAGAAGTTTTCATTGAAATTTTTATATCAAAAAAATCCAAATCCTCTAAAAGCTTGATATTATACAACGCGCTTTCTAGCATTGCGTCTACGCCATATCCATATTTATCACTGAATTCTTTTTCTATAGAACCGTGATTTACGCCTATACGTATAGGAATACCTCGCTCCTTGCAAGCTTTTACCACGTCTTTAATATTTTCTTTTGAGCCTATATTGCCTGGATTTATACGAACTCCATCAATAAATTCAGCACAAAATACAGCTAAATTGTGATTAAAATGTATATCTACGATCAAAGGCAAAGGACTTTTTGCCTTAATCTCTTTTAAAGCTCTTGCATCCGCCATATCCAAACATGCCAAACGCACGATATTAGCTCCTGCAAAATAAAGGCGATTGAGTTGCTCTAAAGATCCTTCAATATCTCTTGTTTTAGTAAAAAGCATGGATTGTACTGAAATAGGTGCATCACCACCTATTAAAACATCACCTACTTTAATTTGTCTTGTTTTAAATCTTTTATATTCCATTTTTAAGCTTCTTTTTATAAGTAATTTTTAAAATTTTAGCTATTTTTTGCTTTAATTATAGTTTAATTTTGTTAGAATTTTAAAATAGATTTTAGTATAACACAATAAATTGTTAAAGGGAAAATAATGCAATTTATCACAAAAGGTGGAGTTATTTGGTTAACTGGCTTAGCGGGAAGTGGAAAAAGCTGCATTGCAGAAGCTTTGTATCAAAAATTAAAAGAAAAATATGACAACATTATCTATCTTGACGGTGATGAATTTAGAGAGCTTTTAGGACATTATAAATATGATAAACAAAGTCGCATTGAAGTATCTATAAAACGTTCAAAATTTGCACATTTTCTCAGCTCTCAGAATATGTTAGTTATCGTAAGTGCTATTTCCATGTGGGATGAAATTTATAGATATAATAGGAAAACTTTAAAAAACTATTATGAAATTTATATTAAGTGCGACATCGAAGAGTTGAAGAAGCGTGATAAAAAAAGGCTTTATAGTGAAGCATTAAGCGGGAAAATATCTAATGTAGTGGGCATAGATATAAATTATGATGAGCCTAATGCCGATCTTATCTTGGATAATTCTAAGCTTGATTTACTTGATGAAAAAGTCGATAGAATTTTGCAAGCCTTAAATATATAAAAATAAATTTAAAAAAGATAGGGAGAGGGATATCTTGGAACAAATTTTAAAACAAATGTTAAGTCCTGATCAGGCACAAATTCTACTTAAAGCATTAAAAAATTCAAATAATGAAAATTTTTATAACTTTGCTTTAGAAAATATTGAAATCATCTGCGAATGGCTAAATTCTAAAGAATTTCAAGAAAATTATACCAATCACCCTTATCCACCTTTACTAAATCCAAATTATATCGATACAGATGCAAGTAGGCATTGTGCAGAATTAGCTTGGGATTTAAATTTACCCTTACCTAAACATTATAAATTTATCTATATTTCTCCACATGGCGTAGGTGCTGCAGCCTTTTTAAGATACCTAAATGAAGCATGTAATGTTTTTTGTCTTGCTTCTTGGATGTTACCCTACGATGCAAAAGAAAGATATTGCATTAATTACATGTGCCTAAATGATAAAAATATACCCGATCAAGCCATAAACATTTCGGAACTAAATATAATTAATCTTGAAAAGTATTTAGCTTTATTAGATCCTCATTCAAAAGTGATCTGTGGAATCCGTGATCCAATAGGAATTTTAAAACATAATTGGGGAAGAGATTGGAGTAAAGCTTTAAGAAACTATCCATCTGAATTTAATCTAACTTATGATTATAGAAATTATATTGATTTTTTAGACCATAAAAAACCTGAAATAAAAATTAATCTGGAAGAATTAAATTACAGTGTTTTTATCATAAATTATCTATCAAAATATTTCAATCAAGAGTATATATATTATCTAGATATGGAAAAAATTAAAACAAAAAATGCTTTTCAAACAATGGAAGATTTAGCTTTTAGATTTGGCTTTACTCCACCTTGTCTAAAAGAAAGTAAAAATTTATTTAAAATTCAAGAATTTAGAGGATATATACGCTATCTTTTTCCCATTACCTTATATGCAAATCAGAAAGATTTAAACAACATCTTTTCCATTAAGTCTCCTAGCAATAACCCAAATACTAGCATTGATACTTCTGCAAGCATTGCTATTATTTTAGATAGACCTTATAAAAACTCGCAAAAAATTAATATTATAAATGAGATTTTAAATAACGATTTATCAAATGATATGAGCGTATATATAGATAAAAGTGACTTGGAAAAACTAGAAAAAAATACTCTTTTCTTTAAACAAATTAAAAACTATCTCTATGAATTTCTGCAAGCAATTCACAAAACAATCGAACATACAGAAGATTCAATGATGAAAGAGGAAGATGTATTATTATATTTTAGTAAAAATAAAATTTTGACACTAGAATTCAAAGAAATTTTTAACAAAGAATTAAAGTATATTAAACAATCTCATCCCAATATTGCAGCTTCTTGGAAATACTATCAAGAATTTGAAAAAATATGCGAAGAATTAGATAAAAAAGAATAAAATTGTATAGCAAAAAAGTTTTTTATAAAGATATAGAATTATAAAAAAATAATATAAATTAAACAAATAAAGATATAATTATACTTTAGTTTAGAGAAAGGAAATACTATGAAACAGGGGGATTTTACAGAGGTAGCAAAGCATTATCACAATAGACCTGCTTACAGTCCACTTTTACTTAAAAAGCTTATGGCTTGCATCAATGACAAAAATAAAAATATTAAAGATTTAAATATTGTTGAAGTAGGTGCTGGCACGGGAAAGCTTACCAAGATGCTAGGAGAAATGTTTGGATGTCAAATCGACGCTGTGGAACCAAATGATAATATGCGTGAAGAAGGACGAAAATTTACACAAAATTTATCGAATATTTCTTGGCACCAAGGAAGTGGCGAAGAAACTCGGATGAAAGACAATCAAGCTGATTGGGTTATCATGGCCAGTTCTTTTCATTGGACAGATCCTAAAAAATCTCTTCCTGAATTTAATCGTATATTAACAGGGGCGGGGTATTTCACTGCGATTTGGAATCCTCGCCACATTATAGAGGGTTCAGTTTTTGATGAAATCGAAAAGGAGATTAAACATATTATTCCAGAGCTTACTCGTGTAAGCAGTGGTACTCAAAATGTTAAAAAATGGGAAGAAATTCTTATTTCGACAGGAGATTTCGTAGACTGCTTTTTTATGGAGTGTGACTACAAAGAGTTCTGGGATAAAGATCGCTATCTTGGAGCTTGGCATTCTGTAAATGATATACAAGCACAAGCAGGTGAAAAGAGATGGAAAGAAATTTTAGAGATGATAGAAGCTAAAATTTCTCATATGCAAAGTATAGAAATTCCTTATAAAATAAGGGCATGGACAGCTAGAAAAGTATAAAATATTTCTTTTTCAAGCTTGTTAAAATAAAAAAAGGAAAATAAAATGCAAAAACTAGTAGAGCAAATGTGGGATTACACCAAACATGCTAAATTTTATAGCTATAGACCAAATTATGCTCCAAAGAGTATAGATATGTTAATAAGTTTGGTCGGAAAAAAAGATATTAAAGTAGCTGATATTGGTGCAGGAACTGGAAATTTAAGTATCATGCTTTTAGAAAGAGGATGTAAGGTAGTATCTGTAGAACCAAATGATGCTATGCGTGAAATTGGTATAGAAAGAACTAAAGGTGGGAAGATAGAATGGATTAGAGCAACAGGCTTAAATTCGACACTCCAAAATAGCGAATTTGATTGGGTAACTTTTGGTAGCAGCTTTAATGTGATGGATAGAAATGAAGCCTTGAAGGAAACACATCGTCTGTTAAAACTAGAGGGATATTTTTCTTGTATGTGGAATCATAGAGATTTAAATGATCCTATACAAAAAATAGCTGAAGATACTATTATGGAATTTGTACCAAATTACACAAGAGGAACCAGAAGAGAAGACCAAAGACCAATTATAGAAAGCCGCAAGGATCTTTTTGATAATATTGTCTATATTGAAGAAGATTTTTATTTTCATCAAAGTATCGAAAATTATATTAATGCGTGGAAAAGTGTTAAAAATCCTTATTGGGATTTGGAGACAGAAGAAGGAAATGAATTATTTAATAAAATTAGTGATAAAATTTCACAAAGACTTCCTAAAGAATTTAGTATAAAATATACCACTCGTTGTTGGAGTGCTAAAAAAATATAACAAGGAAAAAAATGGCGGAGTTAAATTTCAAAACCAAAGCACAAAATTTAAAAAATTTACAAACAAAATTAAAAAAAGCAAAAATTCTACCTTTGGTCTTGACTTCGCTTGAAGAATTAATATTAAATGAAAAGAAAATTTTAAGTGATATTCAAGCTTTAAAAGCCAATAAACTCATCATAAGAAGTTCTTCTTTAAGCGAAGATAGTATGAAAAACTCCAATGCGGGAGCTTTTCTTTCCTTGGCAAATATCGATGCGAATTCTAAAGATGAATTATTAAAAGCTTTATATAAAGTTGCTAATTCCATGCCATCAAAAAGTGATGAAATTTTAATCCAACCTATGCTTGAAAATATTACACTTTGTGGTGTTGGTTTTAGCGTCGATAAGGATAATTTTTCTCCTTATTTTTGCCTTCAATATGATGAAAATGGTTTAAATAATTCCATTACAGATGGAAGCAGTAAGAGTGCAAAAACTTACTATCACTATAGAGAGCATTTGGATTTTAAAGATATCAAACTCCAGAAGATTATAGAGCTTATAAAAGAATTAGAATCTTTATATGATTGTTGTTTTTTAGATGTTGAATTTGCATTTGCTTTTAAAGACAATAAAGAAGAGCTTTTTTGTTTACAGGTAAGACCTTTAGTGATGCAAGAAAAAGAAAATTTATTTAATGCTTTACCAAAAGAAGCTTTGCAAAGATTTTATAAGCGTTTTATTTCTTTGCAAAATTTGCGTCCTAGAGTGTTAGGAGAAAAAGCACTTTTTGGAGTAATGCCCGATTGGAATCCTGCCGAAATTATTGGTTTAAGACCAAAGCGTTTAGCTTTTAGTTTATATAAAGAAATCATTACAGATAATATATGGGCGTATCAAAGAGACAATTATGGCTACAGAGATTTAAGATCTCATCCTTTGATTCATTCTTTTTTGGGTATTCCTTATGTAGATGTAAGATTATCTTTTAATTCTTTCATACCTAAAAAATTAGATGAAAATATTGCACAAAAACTTGTCAATTTCTATTTGGATAAACTTAATAAAAACCATGAATTACATGATAAAATTGAATTTGATATCGTTTATTCTTGTTATGATTTTAACAGTTCTAAAAAATTACAAGAGCTTTTAAATCACGGTTTTAATGAAAATGAGCTTAAAAGATTAGAATTTTCATTACTAGAACTTACAAATAAGATTATTAATCCCCAATCGGGACTTTACTTAAAAGATATAAAGAAAGCTTACAGATTAAAAGAAAGATATGACGGTATTATTGATTCAAATTTTTCTTTAATCGATAAAATTTATTGGCTTATTGAAGAGTGTAAGCGTTATGGAACTTTGCCTTTTGCGGGAGTAGCTAGAGCTGCATTTGTGGCAATGCAACTTTTAAATTCTTTAGTTGAGATTAATTTTATAAGCAAAGAAGAAAAAAATGATTTTTTAAATTCACTCAATACAGTGAGTAAAAATTTAAGCAAGCAAACAAATAATCTTAACTCTTGTACCAAAAATCAATTTTTGATAGAATTTGGACACTTAAGAGCGGGGACTTATAATATCTTATCTCCAAGATATGACGAAAATTTTGAGCTTTATTTTGAAATAAATCAAAAAGATAATAATGTTTATTTAGAAGATAAAGCTTTTATTCTTCCAGAAGAAAAGATGAAAGCTTTAAATACTCTACTTAAAGAACATGGATTGGAAATTAGTGCTTGTGAA
It contains:
- a CDS encoding Possible sugar transferase, coding for MEQILKQMLSPDQAQILLKALKNSNNENFYNFALENIEIICEWLNSKEFQENYTNHPYPPLLNPNYIDTDASRHCAELAWDLNLPLPKHYKFIYISPHGVGAAAFLRYLNEACNVFCLASWMLPYDAKERYCINYMCLNDKNIPDQAINISELNIINLEKYLALLDPHSKVICGIRDPIGILKHNWGRDWSKALRNYPSEFNLTYDYRNYIDFLDHKKPEIKINLEELNYSVFIINYLSKYFNQEYIYYLDMEKIKTKNAFQTMEDLAFRFGFTPPCLKESKNLFKIQEFRGYIRYLFPITLYANQKDLNNIFSIKSPSNNPNTSIDTSASIAIILDRPYKNSQKINIINEILNNDLSNDMSVYIDKSDLEKLEKNTLFFKQIKNYLYEFLQAIHKTIEHTEDSMMKEEDVLLYFSKNKILTLEFKEIFNKELKYIKQSHPNIAASWKYYQEFEKICEELDKKE
- a CDS encoding Phosphate acetyltransferase; the protein is MANLYLMRSRSDELNTLISTQLLKNYSELYKNIAIYCPVIYMHRIPVLQGWLEEFDIKQTLKNAYSFTFREAMEEFSKDPHSFFNTILEEYEELNRKYDFVLVNSFCEFGILDGFDLSIKLAKNLNTPIAAIINEEDKMIAQKYFDKALDGRDYALINENFNFEELCKLQAYDFMTPHRFKYELIKKSVKNKKTVVLPESNDERILKAVEILLKSSVVDLILLGDEQDIKQKADKLGLDLTAVKILNPLNSEYNEEFATLLYEARKSKGMSLEEAKELVKDRTYFGTLLIHSGKADAMVSGASTTTAETIRPALQIIKTKEGVGSVSGIFFMGLDDKVLAFADCAVNPNPNAEQLATSAYVSAMTAKSFGIEPRIALLSYSSGDSGKGESVDLVKEALKIAKEKYPELNIDGPMQFDCAYDPKTAAKKMPNSKIAGNVNVYIFPDLDAANICYKAVQRTANALAIGPILQGLKKPVNDLSRGCLVDDIVDTVILSAIQAQ
- a CDS encoding 1-hydroxy-2-methyl-2-(E)-butenyl 4-diphosphate synthase, producing the protein MEYKRFKTRQIKVGDVLIGGDAPISVQSMLFTKTRDIEGSLEQLNRLYFAGANIVRLACLDMADARALKEIKAKSPLPLIVDIHFNHNLAVFCAEFIDGVRINPGNIGSKENIKDVVKACKERGIPIRIGVNHGSIEKEFSDKYGYGVDAMLESALYNIKLLEDLDFFDIKISMKTSDTQKTIEAYERLRPLCDYPFHLGVTEAGTKFHSTIKSSIALGNLLLKGIGDTMRVSMTGELEEEIKVARAILQDSGVQKSGVNIISCPTCGRIQSDLISAIKIVEEKTKHIKEPLNISVMGCVVNALGEAKGADVAIAFGKNQGLVIRHGEVVAKLKENELVDRFLAEVEDEVKNRQVEE
- a CDS encoding Adenylylsulfate kinase: MQFITKGGVIWLTGLAGSGKSCIAEALYQKLKEKYDNIIYLDGDEFRELLGHYKYDKQSRIEVSIKRSKFAHFLSSQNMLVIVSAISMWDEIYRYNRKTLKNYYEIYIKCDIEELKKRDKKRLYSEALSGKISNVVGIDINYDEPNADLILDNSKLDLLDEKVDRILQALNI
- a CDS encoding Flagellar L-ring protein FlgH, whose amino-acid sequence is MKKVLFYMLPFAFFGCSATVDPQISMKPPAYVEELAPKQSNNVETAPGSLFGKGDNPLFSDKKAMNVNDLVTVVIKESTTQSTQANKATSRTNTANLGGGALTGGSGIVGTAINKVNAYSNIGFQTNSTNNYQGTGTQSRNESFNTTISTRVIKILSNGNYFIEGSRELLINGEKQIIQLSGVIRPYDIGQDNTIDSKYIADAKILYKTEGEVDRSTRKPWGSKIIESIWPF
- a CDS encoding Phosphoenolpyruvate synthase / Pyruvate phosphate dikinase, which gives rise to MAELNFKTKAQNLKNLQTKLKKAKILPLVLTSLEELILNEKKILSDIQALKANKLIIRSSSLSEDSMKNSNAGAFLSLANIDANSKDELLKALYKVANSMPSKSDEILIQPMLENITLCGVGFSVDKDNFSPYFCLQYDENGLNNSITDGSSKSAKTYYHYREHLDFKDIKLQKIIELIKELESLYDCCFLDVEFAFAFKDNKEELFCLQVRPLVMQEKENLFNALPKEALQRFYKRFISLQNLRPRVLGEKALFGVMPDWNPAEIIGLRPKRLAFSLYKEIITDNIWAYQRDNYGYRDLRSHPLIHSFLGIPYVDVRLSFNSFIPKKLDENIAQKLVNFYLDKLNKNHELHDKIEFDIVYSCYDFNSSKKLQELLNHGFNENELKRLEFSLLELTNKIINPQSGLYLKDIKKAYRLKERYDGIIDSNFSLIDKIYWLIEECKRYGTLPFAGVARAAFVAMQLLNSLVEINFISKEEKNDFLNSLNTVSKNLSKQTNNLNSCTKNQFLIEFGHLRAGTYNILSPRYDENFELYFEINQKDNNVYLEDKAFILPEEKMKALNTLLKEHGLEISACEFFDFLKQSIEGRELLKFEFTRLLSKAIVYIEELGKYYSIKKEDLAHLDIKSILNLYSSLYSINPREQFLEEIARNKKEYKLTQAIKLPSLLCNADEIFSFYNHSIIPNFITQKSITAFTAKENDKDLEGKIVLIYAADPGYDYLFTKNIAGLITCYGGANSHMAIRASELGMPAVIGVGEENFEKYLKAKKINIECESEQIFCL
- a CDS encoding Acetate kinase, which produces MKILVLNSGSSSIKFKFFDDKVVKASGLVEKIGEEKSKVILKNTLNDENFERELAIKNHEHGLQIVNELFKESGILEDLNALDGCGHRIVHGGRNLSEHCLVDDYVLKEIDRVSIFAPLHNPAHLAGIKTMMKAAPNVKNTVIFDTAFHRTMPDFAYMYALPYDFYDKHNIRRYGFHGTSHAFVSARAAKLLGKDKEDLNAISAHLGNGASVCAIEGGKSVDTSMGFTPLEGLVMGTRCGDLDPAILPFISNLKGLTIEEIDTLLNKKSGLYGICGSNDFRDIGAKIEQGDDKARLAFDMFCYRLLKYIGAYFTVLPRTDAIIFTGGIGENAALVRQKVCEKLSHLGIELDTELNNEKTSCERVISTANSKVKIFIIPTDEELEIARVTEELINKS
- a CDS encoding Methyltransferase , possibly involved in O-methyl phosphoramidate capsule modification; protein product: MQKLVEQMWDYTKHAKFYSYRPNYAPKSIDMLISLVGKKDIKVADIGAGTGNLSIMLLERGCKVVSVEPNDAMREIGIERTKGGKIEWIRATGLNSTLQNSEFDWVTFGSSFNVMDRNEALKETHRLLKLEGYFSCMWNHRDLNDPIQKIAEDTIMEFVPNYTRGTRREDQRPIIESRKDLFDNIVYIEEDFYFHQSIENYINAWKSVKNPYWDLETEEGNELFNKISDKISQRLPKEFSIKYTTRCWSAKKI
- a CDS encoding Methyltransferase , possibly involved in O-methyl phosphoramidate capsule modification — its product is MKQGDFTEVAKHYHNRPAYSPLLLKKLMACINDKNKNIKDLNIVEVGAGTGKLTKMLGEMFGCQIDAVEPNDNMREEGRKFTQNLSNISWHQGSGEETRMKDNQADWVIMASSFHWTDPKKSLPEFNRILTGAGYFTAIWNPRHIIEGSVFDEIEKEIKHIIPELTRVSSGTQNVKKWEEILISTGDFVDCFFMECDYKEFWDKDRYLGAWHSVNDIQAQAGEKRWKEILEMIEAKISHMQSIEIPYKIRAWTARKV